The genome window GCGTAGGCTGTTGAATGCCAGCCTCGTTATAGCGGCGTTCACGCACCATCAGGCACTGGTAGTTGGGAATCATCGGGTGGCTGCATTCTGCTTTTTTTGCCGCCACTTCCAAGAACATGATTTCGCCCGTGCTGCCGTACAGGGTTTCCGGCGTCGGTTCTCCAACAAACTTCAGAACGCTGCCGTCCTTGGCAATCAGCTCCAGGCCGGGTTCGGCCGTATCGCCGGATAAAGTCGCGCGCAAATCGCCTTTGAGGCGTTGGCCTATCTCGGCGTCCAGCTGCATCAGACTCTGGTCGCAAGCCTTCATCGTCGATGCCAGGTTCTCCACATGCAGCACGCCGTTCTTGAAGCTATAGCCGCCAAACTGCGCATTGCAGCCGCCGCGAATGTTCAAGGCGTCTTTCGAGA of Achromobacter seleniivolatilans contains these proteins:
- a CDS encoding META and DUF4377 domain-containing protein gives rise to the protein MPTTTTAPASQLTLPAYYWRLTSAADASGKSIPALQTGIEHQLRLTFSKDALNIRGGCNAQFGGYSFKNGVLHVENLASTMKACDQSLMQLDAEIGQRLKGDLRATLSGDTAEPGLELIAKDGSVLKFVGEPTPETLYGSTGEIMFLEVAAKKAECSHPMIPNYQCLMVRERRYNEAGIQQPTQDKWHPLYQSIEGFEHKDGVRTVLRVKRYDWKNPPADAPSKVYVLDMVVEQDAGRK